AGCATGAATACCGATCAGCCATGTCAAGTACGTAAAAACACGATCAGCCAACTGTTTGCCAATCCCGTTCGTCTCCTCGCCCCGATGGAAGGCTTAACTGATCCTTTAATGCGCCAAATCCTAACGCAAATTGCATCAGACTTGGGTCGTCCCTATGATTGGTCAGTGAGCGAATTTATTCGCATCACTCAGCATGTCTTGCCGGCGCATGTCTTTTATAAATACGTACCTGAGCTACATCATGATGCCAAAACGTCCTCTGGTACGCCTATTCATGTGCAGCTACTCGGTAGCGAGGCACAGCTGATGGCAGAAAACGCCGCTTATGCTGCCGAGCTTGGTGCGCCCGCTATCGATATTAACTTTGGTTGCCCTGCCAAAACCGTCAACAGCCATCGTGGCGGCTCCGTCTTGCTCGATGAGCCTGAAGTTATGTATGACATTATCAGCGCGGTGCGCGGTGCAGTGCCTGATCACCTTCCTGTCTCGGCTAAGATTCGTTTGGGCTATACCGATACAAGTCGTATGGATGATATTCGCGGTGCGATTGCGTCAAGCGGTGCTGATTGGCTGACTATTCATGCACGCACCAAAACCCAAGGCTACAAACCACCTGCTTATTGGGACAAGATTCAGAATTTTAATACGCTGAGCATTCCCGTCATTGCAAATGGCGAGATTTGGAATGTAGAGCAAGCACAAAACTGTATGGAGCAAGCAGCAACTAAGCATCTTATGTTAGGTCGCGGCGCGGTCACTCGTCCTGATTTGGTTGCACAGGTTGATAATAACGCTGAAAACCTAGACAACACGGCTACGCTATTATGGCAAGATTTGATTGCGCATCAGATTAAATTTTTGGAAGGTGCAGCGAAAAGCGATGTGGTCTTGGTCGGTCGTTATAAGCAATGGCTAGGCATGCTCACCAAAGGATTTAGTGAAGCGCAAACCCTGTGGGAAGAGATCAAGCGAGAAAAAAATAAGACAGTCATTATTAACGCACTGCAAGCCAGTGTACGATAATGACCAACTGTCTTTTTTTGATAAATGACGGTGAGAACAGCTGTTAAATTAAGTGCTGATGCGAATTGCTAAATAAAATAGCATCAAACAACAAGCAATAGACAGCACCCAAAGTATGGAACGAAACGTTGCCAAATTGGTGATATAAGCTACGCAATAACCAATCCGAATCAACACATACAGCCACGCCAATGTGTTAATAATCAATTGCGGTACAAAGAACAGCATCGCCACCAATACGGCAGCCAAAAATACTGGCAACGTCTCATAACTGTTTTGCTGTGCCGCATTTGCACGGGCGGCCGTACCTGTTGTCTGTTGCAAAAAATCACGCGGATGCGCGTTATCAGCCAGATGAAAGCCGCCAAATACCTTTGACAACATTGCCATCGTTACTGGCAGTAAGCTTGCCACTACCATCGCCCAAATGGCGGATGCGGCTGTATCAGAGACCATTCCAAAGAGTGCATTCATTAGCGTCTTTGCCCCTACCCTGCAACAATTTCAAAATCATGAGTGATGTTTACGCCACCTTGCGCCAACATACGACTGGCTGAGCAGTACTTTTCTGCTGATAGATTCACAGCCTTTTCAACTTGCTTATCCTTGATGTCTTTACCAGTCACGATGAAATGTAGATGGATATCCGTATACACCGCTGGTATGGTCTCAGCACGCTGCGCCGTCAGCTCGCAACGCACATCTTGCACTTCTTGACGAGATTTTTGTAAAATCGATACCACATCATAACTGGCACAGCCACCAAGTCCTAACAGAATCAGCTCCATTGGGCTGGCACCCTTTTCTTTACCGCCATCCAT
This is a stretch of genomic DNA from Psychrobacter alimentarius. It encodes these proteins:
- a CDS encoding tRNA dihydrouridine synthase — protein: MNTDQPCQVRKNTISQLFANPVRLLAPMEGLTDPLMRQILTQIASDLGRPYDWSVSEFIRITQHVLPAHVFYKYVPELHHDAKTSSGTPIHVQLLGSEAQLMAENAAYAAELGAPAIDINFGCPAKTVNSHRGGSVLLDEPEVMYDIISAVRGAVPDHLPVSAKIRLGYTDTSRMDDIRGAIASSGADWLTIHARTKTQGYKPPAYWDKIQNFNTLSIPVIANGEIWNVEQAQNCMEQAATKHLMLGRGAVTRPDLVAQVDNNAENLDNTATLLWQDLIAHQIKFLEGAAKSDVVLVGRYKQWLGMLTKGFSEAQTLWEEIKREKNKTVIINALQASVR
- a CDS encoding MAPEG family protein; protein product: MNALFGMVSDTAASAIWAMVVASLLPVTMAMLSKVFGGFHLADNAHPRDFLQQTTGTAARANAAQQNSYETLPVFLAAVLVAMLFFVPQLIINTLAWLYVLIRIGYCVAYITNLATFRSILWVLSIACCLMLFYLAIRIST
- a CDS encoding OsmC family protein codes for the protein MSELKASVAWQENKAFMGVSPSGHNVQMDGGKEKGASPMELILLGLGGCASYDVVSILQKSRQEVQDVRCELTAQRAETIPAVYTDIHLHFIVTGKDIKDKQVEKAVNLSAEKYCSASRMLAQGGVNITHDFEIVAG